A region of Paenimyroides aestuarii DNA encodes the following proteins:
- a CDS encoding YeeE/YedE family protein, whose amino-acid sequence MKNVIYLIIGTFFGIVMYKSEAASWFRIYEMFNFQSIHMYGLMGSALAVGIVLVQYIKSKKIKDITGNQITIADKEKSIARYLIGGILFGLGWALAGACPGPMFVLTGAGYFPILIVILGAVLGTWFYGLLKNKLPH is encoded by the coding sequence ATGAAAAATGTGATCTATTTAATCATCGGAACTTTCTTTGGAATTGTAATGTATAAATCCGAAGCTGCCTCATGGTTTAGAATATACGAAATGTTTAACTTTCAATCCATCCATATGTATGGACTCATGGGCAGTGCTTTAGCTGTGGGAATTGTGCTTGTTCAGTACATTAAATCCAAAAAAATAAAAGATATTACCGGAAATCAAATCACTATTGCCGATAAAGAAAAAAGCATCGCTCGTTATTTAATTGGTGGGATTTTGTTTGGTTTAGGATGGGCATTAGCTGGTGCTTGTCCCGGGCCGATGTTTGTTTTAACAGGTGCTGGATACTTTCCAATTTTAATTGTAATTTTAGGTGCAGTATTGGGCACATGGTTTTATGGTTTGCTAAAAAACAAGCTGCCTCATTAA
- a CDS encoding Crp/Fnr family transcriptional regulator, giving the protein MEDVIKETYGSVFEKDLLDEIVSVAQLVEFNEGDVLIDIGKYIKTMPLLIRGAIKIMREDFDTGELLLYFIEKGDTCSMTLNCCLGDKKSEIRAVAENNGMVAMIPVNKMEEWLAKYKSWRAYVFESYNNRFNEMLAAIDNIAFMNMNERLLNYLHEKSKINQSNIISKTHQEIAYELNSSRVVVSRLLKALENEGHIKLNRNTIELIK; this is encoded by the coding sequence ATGGAAGATGTTATAAAAGAAACCTACGGAAGTGTTTTTGAAAAGGATTTATTAGATGAAATTGTGTCGGTTGCGCAATTAGTGGAATTTAACGAAGGTGATGTATTGATTGATATTGGCAAGTATATTAAAACCATGCCGCTTTTAATTCGGGGTGCCATTAAAATTATGCGCGAAGATTTTGATACCGGTGAGCTTCTCTTGTATTTTATTGAAAAAGGCGACACGTGTTCCATGACGTTGAACTGTTGCTTGGGCGATAAAAAAAGTGAAATTAGAGCAGTAGCCGAAAACAACGGTATGGTGGCAATGATTCCTGTAAACAAAATGGAAGAATGGCTGGCAAAATACAAAAGTTGGCGCGCGTATGTTTTTGAAAGCTACAACAACCGTTTCAATGAAATGTTGGCTGCCATAGACAATATTGCTTTTATGAATATGAACGAACGTTTACTGAATTATCTGCATGAAAAAAGCAAAATAAACCAATCGAACATTATTTCAAAAACACATCAAGAAATTGCTTATGAATTAAACAGTTCACGCGTGGTGGTTTCAAGGTTGCTAAAAGCTTTAGAAAACGAAGGACACATTAAGCTTAACCGAAACACCATTGAATTAATAAAATAA
- a CDS encoding sulfite exporter TauE/SafE family protein codes for MATDLMGYFLAILVGISLGLIGSGGSILTVPILVYIMGIHPVLATAYSLFVVGSSALVGGTKNALQKKVDFKTVFIFGIPSIVVVYIVRSFVLPVIPDILFTVNNFQFTKPIALMVLFAIVMILASVSMIRPCPHCTESNDSTLKYNYPMILLQGTLVGTLTGLVGAGGGFLIIPALVLLAKMPMKMAVGTSLFIIAFNSLLGFSGDLINGQPINWYVLLAFTTSAVIGIFIGMYLSKKIEGNKLKTAFGWFVLAMGVYILFKELFL; via the coding sequence ATGGCAACAGATTTAATGGGCTATTTTTTAGCAATTCTTGTAGGTATTTCGCTGGGATTAATTGGCAGCGGCGGATCTATTCTAACGGTTCCAATTCTAGTCTATATCATGGGAATTCATCCGGTTTTGGCAACTGCGTATTCGCTTTTTGTGGTGGGCAGTTCTGCTTTGGTGGGCGGAACAAAAAATGCCTTACAAAAAAAGGTGGACTTTAAAACAGTTTTCATTTTTGGAATTCCATCTATTGTGGTTGTTTATATTGTTCGATCGTTTGTATTACCTGTAATTCCTGATATTCTTTTCACGGTAAACAATTTTCAATTTACAAAGCCTATTGCACTTATGGTGTTGTTTGCAATTGTAATGATTTTAGCCTCTGTATCTATGATTCGCCCTTGTCCGCATTGTACAGAATCAAACGATAGTACTTTGAAATATAATTATCCAATGATTTTGCTTCAAGGCACTTTGGTTGGTACATTAACAGGTTTGGTAGGTGCCGGCGGTGGCTTTTTAATTATTCCTGCATTGGTTCTGTTGGCCAAAATGCCAATGAAAATGGCAGTAGGCACCTCGCTTTTTATCATTGCATTCAATTCTCTTTTGGGATTTTCGGGCGATCTTATAAATGGGCAACCCATCAATTGGTATGTGCTACTTGCTTTTACAACTTCTGCCGTGATAGGTATATTTATAGGAATGTATCTTTCTAAAAAAATCGAAGGAAATAAATTAAAAACAGCTTTCGGATGGTTTGTATTGGCAATGGGCGTTTATATACTGTTCAAAGAATTATTTCTATAA
- a CDS encoding MBL fold metallo-hydrolase, producing MKIEQIYTGCLAQGAYYIESNGEAVVIDPLREVQPYIEKATKDGATIKYVLETHFHADFVSGHLDLAEKTGATIVFGPTAKPNFKAHIAADNEMLTIGNIKIKVIHTPGHTMESTCYLLIDENGKETSLFTGDTLFIGDVGRPDLAQKVVADLTQEKLAAHLYDSLHHKIMPLADDIIVYPAHGAGSACGKNMSKETFDTLGNQKQTNYALQPMTKEAFIEKVLDGLMPPPAYFPENVLMNIKGYESIDRVLDKGTKALSPEAFETIANETDALLLDTRDAQTFAKGFIPNSINIGIDGNFAPWAGALIPNIQQAILLIADEGREEEIVTRLARVGYDNTIGFLKGGFDAWKNAGKETDHITSISVDELENRLAQNPDLNILDVRKNSEHYSEHVIGSENIALDYINQHISEVDKNKTYYVHCAGGYRSMIFISILKARGYEQLIDIQGGFSAIKASGKFAVSNYVCPSTML from the coding sequence ATGAAAATAGAACAAATTTATACAGGATGTTTAGCACAAGGTGCTTATTATATTGAAAGTAATGGCGAAGCAGTAGTTATTGATCCATTGCGTGAAGTGCAACCATATATCGAAAAAGCAACAAAAGATGGGGCAACAATTAAATATGTTTTAGAAACCCACTTTCATGCCGATTTTGTGAGTGGACATCTCGATTTAGCCGAAAAAACCGGCGCTACCATTGTATTTGGACCAACTGCCAAACCTAATTTTAAGGCTCATATTGCTGCCGACAATGAAATGCTAACTATTGGAAACATCAAAATAAAAGTTATCCACACACCTGGGCACACCATGGAAAGCACTTGTTATTTGCTAATCGATGAAAATGGTAAAGAAACCAGCTTGTTTACTGGCGATACATTGTTTATTGGCGATGTGGGAAGACCCGATTTGGCTCAGAAAGTTGTAGCCGATTTAACTCAAGAAAAATTAGCGGCACATTTGTATGATTCGCTGCACCACAAAATTATGCCTTTGGCCGATGACATCATCGTATATCCGGCACACGGAGCGGGTTCGGCTTGTGGAAAAAACATGAGCAAAGAAACTTTTGACACTTTGGGCAACCAAAAACAAACAAATTATGCATTGCAACCCATGACAAAAGAGGCTTTTATTGAAAAAGTTTTAGATGGATTAATGCCGCCTCCTGCTTATTTTCCTGAAAATGTATTAATGAACATTAAAGGATATGAAAGTATTGACCGCGTTTTAGATAAAGGAACAAAAGCGCTTTCACCAGAAGCATTTGAAACGATTGCAAACGAAACCGATGCCCTATTATTGGATACCCGCGATGCACAAACTTTTGCAAAAGGATTTATTCCGAACTCGATAAATATTGGCATTGATGGTAATTTTGCACCTTGGGCTGGAGCTTTGATTCCGAATATTCAACAAGCTATTTTACTGATTGCCGATGAAGGTCGTGAGGAAGAAATTGTTACCCGTTTGGCTCGTGTAGGCTACGACAATACCATTGGCTTTTTAAAAGGTGGATTCGATGCATGGAAAAATGCAGGTAAAGAAACTGATCACATTACATCTATTTCGGTAGATGAATTGGAAAACAGACTTGCTCAAAATCCTGATTTAAACATTTTAGATGTTCGTAAAAACAGCGAACATTATTCAGAACACGTAATTGGGTCGGAAAACATTGCTTTAGATTACATCAACCAACACATTTCGGAAGTTGATAAAAACAAAACCTATTATGTGCATTGTGCGGGCGGTTACCGTTCCATGATTTTTATTTCGATACTAAAAGCGCGTGGATATGAGCAATTAATCGATATTCAAGGTGGTTTTTCTGCTATTAAAGCTTCCGGAAAATTCGCTGTGAGCAATTATGTGTGTCCAAGCACTATGCTTTAA
- a CDS encoding rhodanese-like domain-containing protein, whose translation MFTIFKSLLGNNNSDLKDLFASKDVFLVDVRSAAEFASGSVKNAVNIPLDQIGPQISKFKNKKNIVVFCRSGNRSSMAKNILEKNGINDVTNGGSLQNMQKYIES comes from the coding sequence ATGTTCACTATATTTAAAAGTTTGTTGGGAAACAACAATTCAGATTTAAAAGATCTATTTGCGTCAAAAGATGTGTTTTTGGTCGATGTGCGTTCAGCTGCCGAATTTGCTTCGGGCAGTGTAAAAAATGCAGTTAACATTCCTTTGGATCAAATAGGTCCTCAAATTTCAAAATTCAAAAACAAAAAAAATATTGTTGTATTTTGCAGAAGCGGCAACCGAAGCAGCATGGCAAAAAATATTTTAGAAAAAAACGGCATTAACGATGTAACCAATGGAGGCAGTTTACAAAATATGCAGAAGTATATCGAATCATAA
- a CDS encoding DUF6132 family protein, translating to MRNWFKKYVLELFGIAIGAVLGYLYWKYIGCLSGTCAITSNPTNSTIYGMVMGGLLASILKPKKVK from the coding sequence ATGAGAAACTGGTTTAAAAAATATGTTTTAGAACTTTTTGGCATTGCAATTGGTGCTGTTTTAGGGTATTTATATTGGAAATACATCGGTTGCCTTTCAGGTACATGTGCCATTACATCAAATCCCACAAATAGTACTATTTACGGAATGGTGATGGGTGGTTTATTAGCATCAATTCTTAAACCTAAAAAAGTAAAATAA
- the trxA gene encoding thioredoxin, whose amino-acid sequence MTFQEIINQDKPILVDFFAEWCGPCKMQAPILEELKQRMGEKAAIIKIDVDKNQQVAAQYQIRSVPTMIIFKNGAVKWRQSGVFSANELERLLNENA is encoded by the coding sequence ATGACTTTTCAAGAAATCATTAATCAAGACAAACCCATTTTAGTAGATTTTTTTGCTGAATGGTGCGGACCGTGCAAAATGCAAGCTCCTATTTTAGAAGAATTAAAACAGCGAATGGGTGAAAAAGCCGCTATTATAAAAATCGATGTGGATAAAAACCAGCAAGTAGCTGCGCAATATCAAATCCGCAGTGTGCCCACCATGATTATATTTAAAAACGGTGCTGTAAAATGGCGTCAATCGGGTGTGTTTTCTGCAAATGAATTAGAGCGTTTATTAAATGAAAATGCTTAG
- the udk gene encoding uridine kinase, which yields MLIIGIAGGTGSGKTTVVHQIMNELPETEVGIISQDSYYKANDHLSMDERALINFDHPRAIDFDLLCNHLQDLKAGKSINQPVYSFVHHNRTDDYILTHPRKVMIVEGILILTNPELRNLFDIKIFVHADSDERLIRRLKRDIADRGRDMNEVLNRYQTTLKPMHEQFIEPSKAYADIIIPNDKYNTVAIDIVRTVINKKIND from the coding sequence ATGCTGATAATTGGTATTGCAGGTGGCACAGGTAGCGGAAAAACAACTGTTGTTCACCAAATTATGAATGAACTGCCCGAAACCGAAGTGGGAATTATTTCGCAGGATTCATATTACAAAGCAAACGATCATTTAAGTATGGATGAACGTGCTTTGATAAATTTTGACCATCCCCGCGCAATTGATTTTGATTTGCTTTGCAACCACTTGCAAGATTTAAAAGCTGGTAAAAGCATCAATCAACCAGTGTATTCGTTTGTGCATCACAACCGCACCGATGATTATATCTTAACACATCCGCGAAAAGTAATGATTGTGGAAGGAATTTTAATTTTAACCAATCCGGAATTGCGCAATTTATTCGATATTAAAATTTTTGTTCATGCCGATTCAGACGAACGGTTAATTCGCAGATTAAAACGCGATATTGCAGACCGTGGCCGAGATATGAACGAGGTTTTAAACCGTTATCAAACCACATTGAAACCGATGCACGAACAGTTTATTGAACCATCAAAAGCATACGCAGACATCATTATTCCTAATGATAAATACAACACAGTAGCTATCGATATTGTGCGAACGGTTATCAACAAAAAAATAAACGATTAA
- a CDS encoding FtsB family cell division protein, with amino-acid sequence MKQKIAALLVKYPFLKWATNRFVLVTLFFIVWLLFFDTYAFYDHQTIDNEIEKLEENRDYFQAEINSDDKNIKKLYRQEEVERYAREKYYMKRENEDIYIIDSDKEYPTEETN; translated from the coding sequence ATGAAACAAAAAATCGCCGCTTTACTCGTTAAATACCCTTTTTTGAAATGGGCAACAAACCGTTTTGTGTTGGTTACCCTGTTTTTTATTGTTTGGCTTTTGTTTTTTGACACTTATGCTTTTTACGACCACCAAACGATTGATAACGAAATTGAAAAATTAGAAGAAAATCGAGATTATTTTCAGGCCGAAATTAATAGCGACGATAAAAACATAAAAAAATTATACCGCCAAGAAGAGGTGGAAAGATATGCCCGGGAAAAATATTATATGAAACGTGAAAACGAAGACATTTATATTATTGACAGCGACAAAGAATATCCAACAGAAGAAACTAACTAA
- a CDS encoding methylmalonyl-CoA mutase subunit beta: MLFNDFEKVSSKQWKNQIQYELKGADYNDTLVWESLEGIKVKPFYHNDEDAVTTAVATQNTNFSIVQEIYVFDTEKSIAKANEVLKRGAESIRFIIPSKEINVVNIINQLQQQPKAVYLQLLFLDADVVEQINNEAAKLQFEVFVLIDPIHQLTFDGNFYKDGTSDFETLNKINQKGNNINWLTVKATTYQNAGANMVQQIAYTLAHTNEYLNRIENFDKNITIEVAVGGNYFFEIAKLRALRLSLNALAEAYSPNITFHIIAKPTLRNKTIYDYNVNMLRTTTECMSAVLGGADAVENIAYDALFHKTNEFGARIARNQLLILKEESYFDKVNNPADGAYYIESLTQQLAEKGLELFKDIEKNGGLISQLIEGTIQRKINESAQKEQELFDSGKEVLLGTNKYPNAQDKMAHDLELYPFVKQNPRKTLITPIIEKRLAATLEQERLASE; this comes from the coding sequence ATGTTATTTAACGATTTTGAAAAAGTATCATCAAAACAATGGAAAAATCAAATTCAGTACGAATTAAAAGGTGCCGATTATAACGATACATTGGTTTGGGAAAGTTTAGAAGGTATTAAGGTTAAACCTTTCTATCACAACGATGAAGACGCTGTAACCACAGCCGTTGCTACACAAAACACCAATTTTTCAATTGTTCAGGAAATTTATGTTTTCGACACAGAAAAATCAATTGCAAAAGCGAACGAAGTTTTAAAACGCGGTGCAGAAAGCATTCGTTTCATTATTCCATCAAAAGAAATAAACGTTGTAAATATCATCAATCAATTACAACAACAGCCAAAAGCGGTTTACTTACAATTATTGTTTTTAGATGCCGATGTTGTGGAACAGATAAATAACGAAGCTGCCAAATTGCAGTTTGAAGTTTTTGTTTTGATTGATCCAATTCATCAGTTAACATTCGATGGAAATTTTTATAAAGACGGAACTTCAGATTTTGAAACACTGAATAAAATTAACCAAAAAGGCAATAACATCAACTGGTTAACCGTAAAAGCAACAACATATCAAAATGCGGGTGCCAATATGGTGCAGCAAATTGCTTATACTTTGGCACATACCAACGAATATTTAAACCGAATTGAAAATTTCGATAAAAACATTACAATTGAAGTTGCTGTTGGTGGAAATTATTTCTTTGAAATTGCAAAATTGCGTGCCTTGCGTTTGTCGTTAAATGCGTTGGCAGAAGCTTATTCGCCAAACATCACGTTTCACATTATTGCAAAACCAACCCTTCGCAACAAAACCATTTACGATTACAACGTGAATATGTTGCGAACAACCACCGAGTGTATGAGTGCTGTTTTGGGCGGTGCCGATGCCGTTGAAAACATTGCCTATGATGCCCTTTTTCACAAAACCAATGAATTTGGAGCCCGCATTGCCCGCAATCAGTTATTGATTTTAAAAGAAGAAAGTTACTTTGATAAAGTAAACAATCCGGCAGACGGAGCGTATTACATAGAAAGTTTAACGCAACAATTAGCTGAAAAAGGATTGGAACTTTTTAAAGATATCGAAAAAAACGGTGGATTAATTTCACAATTAATCGAAGGAACCATTCAGCGAAAAATTAACGAAAGTGCACAAAAAGAACAGGAACTTTTCGATTCAGGTAAGGAAGTTTTATTAGGAACAAACAAATATCCAAATGCCCAAGATAAAATGGCACACGATTTAGAATTGTATCCTTTTGTAAAGCAAAATCCGCGTAAAACATTAATTACTCCGATTATTGAAAAACGTTTGGCAGCAACTTTAGAACAAGAACGTTTAGCTTCGGAATAA
- a CDS encoding type II toxin-antitoxin system RelE/ParE family toxin, whose translation MNYKLKILPKAKLDLKEIAFWYDEEVQKGLGKRFLSSVKTAMALVQKEPLIFQTKYDNNKTILVKRFPYLIHYEIINSEIVVKAVLHTSRSTKKYPE comes from the coding sequence ATGAATTATAAGTTAAAAATTCTTCCCAAAGCAAAACTTGATTTAAAAGAAATTGCCTTTTGGTATGACGAAGAAGTTCAAAAGGGACTTGGAAAAAGATTTCTATCTTCTGTAAAAACAGCAATGGCTCTTGTGCAAAAGGAACCACTTATTTTTCAAACAAAATACGACAATAATAAAACGATTTTAGTAAAAAGATTTCCCTATTTAATTCATTATGAAATAATAAATAGTGAAATTGTTGTGAAAGCAGTTTTACACACCTCACGAAGTACCAAAAAATATCCTGAATAA
- the scpA gene encoding methylmalonyl-CoA mutase: protein MRKNIQNIQLPHQKKTVTENPNSFETAEGIQVKQTYTLADIENLEHLGFGAGFAPNLRGPYATMYVRRPWTVRQYAGFSTAEESNAFYRRNLAAGQKGLSVAFDLATHRGYDSDHERVVGDVGKAGVAIDSVEDMKILFDQIPLDQMSVSMTMNGAVLPIMAFYIVAAKEQGVDEKLLSGTIQNDILKEFMVRNTYIYPPTPSMKIIADIFEYTSRRMPKFNSISISGYHMQEAGATADIELAYTIADGLEYVRTGLAAGMKVDEFAPRLSFFWAIGMNHFMEIAKMRAGRMIWAKLIKQFNPESDKSLALRTHCQTSGWSLTEQDPFNNVARTAIEAAAAAFGGTQSLHTNALDEAIALPTDFSARIARNTQIFLQEETKICKTVDPWAGSYYVESLTAEIAEKAWKLIEEVESYGGMTKAIEAGIPKMRIEEAAARKQARIDSGQDIIVGVNKYRLEKEDPLQILEVDNQVVRQQQIERLNTIKATRDNDKVKQSLAALTNAAKTGNGNLLELAVEAAENRATLGEISDALETVFGRYKAQIKTISGVYNKEIKTDENFAKAKQLADDFAKQEGRRPRIMIAKMGQDGHDRGAKVVATGYADVGFDVDMGPLFQTPAEAAKQAVENDVHVLGVSSLAAGHKTLVPQVIEELKKYGREDIMVIVGGVIPAQDYQYLFDAGAVAVFGPGTRIADAAITILNVLMDME from the coding sequence ATGAGAAAAAACATACAAAACATACAATTACCACATCAAAAGAAAACGGTTACAGAAAATCCAAATTCTTTTGAAACAGCCGAAGGCATTCAGGTGAAGCAAACCTATACGTTGGCCGATATTGAAAACTTAGAACACTTAGGCTTTGGTGCTGGTTTTGCACCTAATCTTCGTGGACCTTATGCCACCATGTACGTTCGCCGTCCGTGGACGGTTCGTCAGTACGCTGGTTTTTCAACTGCCGAAGAAAGTAATGCTTTTTACCGAAGAAATTTAGCTGCCGGGCAAAAAGGACTTTCAGTTGCTTTTGATTTGGCAACGCACCGCGGATACGATTCTGATCACGAACGCGTGGTAGGCGATGTGGGTAAAGCCGGTGTTGCTATTGATTCGGTAGAAGATATGAAAATATTGTTCGATCAGATTCCGTTAGATCAAATGTCGGTTTCTATGACCATGAACGGTGCCGTTTTACCAATTATGGCATTTTACATTGTGGCTGCAAAAGAACAAGGCGTTGACGAAAAATTACTTTCGGGAACCATTCAAAACGATATTTTGAAGGAATTCATGGTGCGTAACACCTACATCTACCCACCTACTCCATCAATGAAAATTATTGCTGATATTTTTGAATATACCAGTAGAAGAATGCCCAAATTCAACTCGATTTCTATTTCGGGTTACCACATGCAAGAAGCCGGCGCTACTGCTGATATTGAATTGGCTTATACCATTGCAGATGGTTTGGAATACGTTCGCACTGGATTGGCTGCCGGAATGAAAGTAGATGAATTTGCTCCTCGCCTTTCGTTTTTCTGGGCAATTGGTATGAATCATTTTATGGAAATCGCCAAAATGCGTGCCGGTAGAATGATTTGGGCGAAATTGATAAAACAATTCAATCCAGAATCAGATAAATCATTGGCATTGCGCACACACTGTCAAACTTCGGGTTGGAGTTTAACCGAGCAAGATCCTTTTAACAATGTGGCTCGTACGGCGATTGAAGCTGCTGCTGCTGCTTTTGGTGGAACACAATCGTTACACACCAATGCGTTAGACGAGGCTATTGCCTTACCAACCGATTTTTCGGCTCGTATTGCCCGTAATACACAGATTTTCTTGCAAGAAGAAACAAAGATTTGCAAAACGGTTGATCCGTGGGCGGGAAGTTATTATGTGGAGAGTTTAACAGCAGAAATTGCTGAAAAAGCGTGGAAACTGATTGAAGAAGTAGAATCGTACGGAGGAATGACGAAAGCTATTGAAGCCGGAATTCCAAAAATGCGTATCGAAGAAGCTGCGGCTCGTAAACAGGCTCGTATAGATTCTGGTCAGGATATTATTGTGGGTGTGAATAAGTATCGTTTGGAAAAAGAAGATCCTTTACAGATTTTGGAAGTGGACAACCAAGTGGTGCGTCAGCAGCAAATCGAACGATTAAATACCATTAAAGCCACTCGCGACAACGATAAAGTCAAGCAAAGCTTAGCAGCTTTGACAAATGCTGCTAAAACCGGCAATGGAAACTTACTAGAATTGGCTGTTGAAGCCGCAGAAAATCGTGCTACTTTAGGCGAAATATCCGATGCCTTAGAAACTGTTTTTGGCAGATACAAAGCACAAATTAAAACCATTAGTGGCGTGTATAATAAAGAAATTAAAACCGACGAAAATTTTGCAAAAGCAAAACAATTGGCCGACGATTTTGCAAAGCAAGAAGGACGCCGTCCGCGTATTATGATTGCAAAAATGGGACAAGATGGGCACGATCGTGGTGCAAAAGTAGTTGCCACGGGTTATGCCGATGTTGGTTTTGATGTGGATATGGGACCTTTGTTCCAAACACCTGCCGAAGCTGCCAAACAAGCCGTTGAAAACGATGTGCATGTTTTAGGTGTTTCGTCATTAGCTGCTGGTCACAAAACATTGGTACCACAAGTGATTGAAGAACTGAAAAAATACGGTAGAGAAGATATTATGGTAATTGTGGGCGGTGTGATTCCTGCACAAGATTATCAGTATTTGTTCGATGCCGGTGCAGTAGCTGTTTTTGGTCCAGGAACGAGAATTGCCGATGCTGCCATTACTATTTTAAATGTGTTGATGGATATGGAGTAA
- a CDS encoding rhodanese-like domain-containing protein, translating into MRKYILLLICFLGMFGMNAQSFTDPWTPQQLLSTKVLSTRITQNKMDQTILINIGPDAVIKNSFNLGPVQNKGNQEKLQNYLKKVSKDKEVVLYCGCCPFEKCPNIRPAFKSLIAMGYKNTKLLNIPKNIKVDWIDKGYPVN; encoded by the coding sequence ATGAGAAAGTATATTTTATTACTTATTTGTTTTTTAGGGATGTTTGGAATGAATGCCCAAAGTTTTACAGACCCTTGGACGCCGCAGCAACTTTTAAGCACCAAAGTTTTGTCAACACGAATCACTCAAAACAAAATGGATCAAACCATTTTAATTAATATTGGTCCTGATGCGGTGATAAAAAATTCGTTCAATTTGGGACCGGTTCAAAACAAAGGCAATCAAGAAAAACTGCAAAACTATCTTAAAAAAGTTTCAAAAGACAAAGAAGTGGTTTTGTATTGCGGTTGTTGCCCATTTGAAAAATGTCCCAACATTCGTCCCGCATTTAAAAGCTTAATTGCTATGGGATATAAAAACACAAAGCTTTTAAATATTCCTAAAAACATAAAAGTAGATTGGATTGATAAAGGCTATCCGGTAAATTAA